From the Deltaproteobacteria bacterium genome, the window TATTGCCATCCTTTCGGATCAGGCCGAGCATCTCAAAAAAGGGGTGGTTTCCAGCTATCTTTTCCCTGGGCTGGCCCTCCTGGATCCTATCCTGACTCTTGGGGTCCCCCCGATGGTTACGGCTTTCACCGGCATGGACGCCTTGATTCATGCCATCGAAGCCTTTACTTCGGTTAATGCCAATTCCCTGACCGATCATTTGGCCTTCCGGGCCATTGAATTAACCTCCGGGAATCTATTGACCGCCTATGCCCGCGGCGAAGATCCGGAGGCCCGTTCAAAAATGCTGGAAGGCAGTTTACTCGCCGGGATGGCCTTTGCCAATGCCGGGGTAACGGCCGTCCATGCCTTTGCCTATCCCCTGGGCGGTGCCTTTCATCATATTTCTCATGGTCTGGCCAATTCCATTATGCTGCCTCATGTCTTCCGTTTTAATATGCTGGGGAATCTCCCTAAATTCGCCGAGATTTCTTTGGCCCTGGGCATTTCAACCGAAGACCTGACCGACCGGCAGGCTGCTGAAGAGGGTCTGGAGGTTATTGAAGAGTTGATGATCGATCTAAACATTCCGCTCCGACTAAGGGATCTCCAGGTTCCGGAGGAGGCTATCCCGGAAATGGCTCAAGGGGTGATGAAGGTAACCCGTCTTTTGGCCAACAATCCCCGAAGGATTACCCTCGAGGATGCCGAACGCATTTACCGGGCGGCCTGGTAAAAGAAAAGCAGGGTTCCAGGGATCAAGGATTCCAGGGGTCGAGTGGGGGACGATTTCTAATAAATTCACTCGAACCCTTGGCCCCTTGAATCCTTGAATCCTCATCGGACATTGTAAATGGCTATCATGAAAAACTAAAAAATCACTGTATAGGTTAGAGGGAATATCATGAAAGGTTTTTTTAATCGCGTTTTAAAAATTGATGTCGGGGAACAATCTTTTTCCATTCAGGAAATATCCGATCAGGATTTGGAACAGGGTCTGGGCGGCAAGGGCCTGGGAACCCGTTTATTGATGGCCAATAACCCGGCCGGGGTGGACCCCCTGGCAGCGGATAATCACCTGATCATCGCCGTCGGTCCGGTTACCGACAGCCCAATTTACGGATCCTGTCGTCACGGAATCTTCACCAAGAGCCCCCAAACCGGATTTTATGCCGAATCCTATTCCGGTGGAAAGGCCGCAGAAAGCATCAGCCGGACCGGATATGATGCCATCCTCATCCGTGGCGTTTCCAAGGAGCCCGTTTTTTTGGAGATCAACGATG encodes:
- a CDS encoding iron-containing alcohol dehydrogenase encodes the protein MPNILFRTTPRILMGPGSIDQIGPEVKALKGKKVLIVTDPGIIQAGLLDQVLPPLGKAGIAQALFDGVEPDPPIEVVDQALAQLKKEQCDSVIGLGGGSSLDIAKLVAAMAVNPGHISDYFGVDLLVRPGLPLIAVPTTAGTGSEVTPIAILSDQAEHLKKGVVSSYLFPGLALLDPILTLGVPPMVTAFTGMDALIHAIEAFTSVNANSLTDHLAFRAIELTSGNLLTAYARGEDPEARSKMLEGSLLAGMAFANAGVTAVHAFAYPLGGAFHHISHGLANSIMLPHVFRFNMLGNLPKFAEISLALGISTEDLTDRQAAEEGLEVIEELMIDLNIPLRLRDLQVPEEAIPEMAQGVMKVTRLLANNPRRITLEDAERIYRAAW